A single region of the Streptomyces vilmorinianum genome encodes:
- a CDS encoding metal-dependent transcriptional regulator has protein sequence MSGLIDTTEMYLRTILELEEEGVVPMRARIAERLDQSGPTVSQTVARMERDGLVAVASDRHLELTDEGRRLATRVMRKHRLAECLLVDVIGLEWEQVHAEACRWEHVMSEAVERRVLELLRHPTESPYGNPIPGLEELGEKAEAESFLDDSMVSLADLDASGEAKTVIVRRIGEPIQTDAQLMYTLRRAGVQPGSVVSVTESAGGVLVGSSGEAAELAADVAAHVFVAKR, from the coding sequence ATGTCCGGACTGATCGACACAACGGAGATGTATCTCCGCACCATCCTCGAGCTGGAAGAGGAAGGTGTGGTCCCCATGCGCGCCCGGATCGCGGAGCGGCTCGATCAGAGCGGCCCCACGGTGAGCCAGACGGTGGCCCGTATGGAGCGCGACGGTCTGGTGGCTGTCGCCTCCGACCGGCACCTGGAGCTGACGGACGAGGGCCGGCGGCTGGCCACGCGCGTCATGCGCAAGCACCGGCTCGCCGAGTGCCTGCTCGTCGACGTGATCGGCCTGGAGTGGGAGCAGGTCCACGCGGAGGCGTGCCGCTGGGAGCACGTGATGAGCGAGGCCGTGGAGCGGCGCGTGCTGGAGCTGCTGCGGCACCCGACGGAGTCGCCGTACGGCAACCCGATCCCGGGTCTGGAGGAGCTGGGCGAGAAGGCCGAGGCGGAGTCCTTCCTCGACGACTCGATGGTGTCGCTCGCGGACCTGGACGCGAGCGGCGAGGCCAAGACGGTGATCGTGCGCCGGATCGGCGAGCCCATCCAGACGGACGCCCAGCTGATGTACACGCTGCGGCGTGCGGGCGTGCAGCCCGGCTCCGTGGTGAGCGTGACGGAGTCGGCGGGCGGTGTCCTGGTCGGCAGCAGCGGCGAGGCGGCGGAGCTGGCCGCGGACGTCGCGGCGCACGTCTTCGTCGCCAAGCGGTAG
- a CDS encoding SIS domain-containing protein, whose product MSESKLAGQFFDAAIGLLQRVRDEDAEEIAAAGAAIAAAVASGHHLFAFGAGHSSLAAQDVVYRAGGLALMNLLAVPGVVGVDVMPATLGSALERVDGLAGAVLDSSPARSGDVLIIVSLSGRNALPVEMAMNARALGLTVIGVTSVAYATETKSRHVSGTYLKDHCDIVLDSKIAIGDAELTHEGIEAPFAPASTVVTSALMQATMAAAAEEMVRLGIEPPLLRSGNVDGGHEWNGRVMDEYRDRIFYRR is encoded by the coding sequence ATGAGCGAGAGCAAGCTGGCCGGGCAGTTCTTCGACGCCGCGATCGGTCTGCTGCAGCGGGTACGCGACGAGGACGCGGAGGAGATCGCCGCCGCCGGCGCCGCGATCGCCGCCGCCGTCGCCTCGGGCCATCACCTCTTCGCCTTCGGTGCCGGACACTCCTCCCTCGCCGCCCAGGACGTCGTCTACCGTGCGGGCGGCCTCGCCCTGATGAACCTGCTGGCCGTACCGGGGGTCGTGGGCGTCGACGTCATGCCGGCGACGCTCGGCTCGGCCCTGGAACGCGTGGACGGCCTCGCGGGCGCGGTGCTCGACTCCTCGCCCGCCCGGTCCGGAGACGTCCTGATCATCGTCTCCCTCTCCGGCCGCAACGCCCTGCCCGTCGAGATGGCGATGAACGCCCGCGCCCTGGGCCTGACCGTCATCGGGGTGACCTCGGTGGCGTACGCGACGGAGACGAAGTCCCGGCACGTCTCGGGGACGTATCTGAAGGACCACTGCGACATCGTCCTCGACTCGAAGATCGCCATCGGCGACGCCGAACTCACCCACGAGGGCATCGAGGCCCCCTTCGCCCCCGCCTCGACGGTCGTCACCAGCGCCCTGATGCAGGCCACGATGGCGGCGGCGGCCGAGGAGATGGTCCGCCTCGGCATCGAGCCGCCGCTGCTGCGCTCGGGGAACGTCGACGGCGGGCACGAGTGGAACGGACGCGTGATGGACGAGTACCGCGACCGGATCTTCTACCGCCGCTGA
- the argG gene encoding argininosuccinate synthase, whose protein sequence is MSKVLTSLPVAARVGIAFSGGLDTSVAVAWMREKGAVPCTYTADIGQYDEPDIASVPGRAKAYGAEIARLVDCRAALVEEGLAALTCGAFHIRSGGRAYFNTTPLARAVTGTLLVRAMLEDDVQVWGDGSTFKGNDIERFYRYGLLANPSLRIYKPWLDAEFVTELGGRKEMSEWLLERDLPYRDSAEKAYSTDANIWGATHEAKALEHLDASMETVQPIMGVRFWDDATQIAAEDVTIGFEQGRPVTINGKTFASDVDLVLEANAIGGRHGMGMSDQIENRVIEAKSRGIYEAPGMALLHAAYERLVNAIHNEDTLSIYYSEGRRLGRLLYEGRWLDPQAMMLRESLQRWVGTAVTGEVTLRLRRGEDYTILNTTGPAFSYHPDKLSMERTEDAAFGPVDRIGQLTMRNLDIADSRSKLELYAGLGMIGTPTPAPIGAARTTSLIGALHEGGAEAIASGGKTDEDDELLDHAAMESGTD, encoded by the coding sequence ATGTCCAAAGTGCTCACCTCCCTGCCCGTCGCCGCTCGTGTCGGAATCGCCTTCTCCGGGGGCCTCGACACCTCGGTAGCGGTCGCCTGGATGCGGGAGAAGGGTGCCGTGCCGTGCACCTACACCGCTGACATCGGCCAGTACGACGAGCCCGACATCGCGTCGGTGCCCGGTCGCGCCAAGGCGTACGGCGCCGAGATCGCCCGCCTGGTCGACTGCCGGGCCGCCCTCGTGGAGGAGGGGCTCGCGGCCCTGACGTGCGGGGCGTTCCACATCCGGTCCGGCGGCCGCGCGTACTTCAACACCACGCCGCTGGCGCGGGCCGTCACGGGCACCCTGCTGGTGCGCGCGATGCTCGAGGACGACGTGCAGGTCTGGGGCGACGGCTCCACCTTCAAGGGCAACGACATCGAGCGGTTCTACCGCTACGGCCTGCTGGCGAACCCCTCCCTGCGGATCTACAAGCCGTGGCTGGACGCCGAGTTCGTCACCGAGCTCGGTGGCCGCAAGGAGATGTCCGAGTGGCTGCTCGAGCGCGACCTGCCCTACCGGGACAGCGCGGAGAAGGCCTACTCCACGGACGCGAACATCTGGGGCGCGACCCACGAGGCCAAGGCGCTGGAGCACCTCGACGCGAGCATGGAGACCGTCCAGCCGATCATGGGCGTGCGGTTCTGGGACGACGCCACGCAGATCGCCGCCGAGGACGTCACGATCGGTTTCGAGCAGGGCCGGCCGGTGACGATCAACGGCAAGACGTTCGCCTCCGACGTCGACCTGGTCCTGGAGGCCAACGCCATCGGCGGCCGGCACGGCATGGGCATGTCCGACCAGATCGAGAACCGGGTCATCGAGGCCAAGAGCCGGGGCATCTACGAGGCGCCGGGCATGGCGCTGCTGCACGCGGCGTACGAGCGGCTCGTCAACGCGATCCACAACGAGGACACCCTCTCGATCTACTACAGCGAGGGACGGCGGCTCGGCAGGCTCCTGTACGAGGGCCGCTGGCTGGACCCGCAGGCGATGATGCTGCGCGAGTCGCTGCAGCGCTGGGTCGGCACGGCGGTGACCGGCGAGGTGACCCTCCGGCTGCGTCGCGGCGAGGACTACACCATCCTCAACACCACGGGCCCCGCGTTCAGTTACCACCCGGACAAGCTCTCCATGGAGCGGACCGAGGACGCCGCCTTCGGGCCGGTCGACCGCATCGGTCAGCTGACCATGCGTAACCTCGACATCGCCGACTCCCGCTCCAAGCTGGAGCTGTACGCCGGACTCGGCATGATCGGCACCCCGACCCCGGCACCGATCGGTGCCGCCCGGACGACCAGCCTGATCGGCGCGCTGCACGAGGGCGGCGCCGAGGCGATCGCGTCCGGCGGGAAGACGGACGAGGACGACGAGCTGCTCGACCACGCGGCGATGGAGTCCGGGACCGACTGA
- a CDS encoding MerR family transcriptional regulator, with protein MAAEGIWSIGELAERASVTVKTVRFYSDRGLLPEAGRSSGGHRRYGPEALDRLRLIRSLRTLDLPVPTVGRVLDQDDTLEDVIAGRLRELGSRLTALRWQEASLRLLQDCTAGERAERLRLLGAVPALPDTAALVRFWRRTLPVRLPARVAATVVDAAVPQPPEDPTPAQVLAFARLHALVSDAMADGRRLVVHPDDGDGRPSVLYEGLGEAYALAAPDLRAGRAPRAGEALDCFVSAYARSHGTRGTADTPAFRRSLKGTLAQGAHPVIGRYWQLAAELATPASGPAEPTPGAAHYWLCAALGGDIAADVTRDTP; from the coding sequence GTGGCCGCCGAAGGCATATGGAGCATCGGAGAGCTCGCCGAGCGCGCGAGCGTCACCGTCAAGACCGTGCGCTTCTACTCCGACCGAGGTCTGCTGCCCGAGGCCGGCCGCAGCAGCGGCGGCCACCGCCGGTACGGGCCCGAGGCGCTCGACCGGCTCCGGCTGATCCGCTCGCTGCGCACCCTCGACCTGCCGGTCCCGACGGTGGGCCGGGTCCTCGACCAGGACGACACGCTGGAGGACGTCATCGCGGGGCGGCTGCGGGAGCTCGGCTCACGGCTGACCGCGCTGCGCTGGCAGGAGGCGTCCCTCCGGCTCCTCCAGGACTGCACCGCCGGGGAGCGCGCGGAGCGCCTGCGGCTGCTCGGGGCCGTACCCGCCCTGCCCGACACGGCGGCCCTGGTGCGTTTCTGGCGCCGTACGCTCCCCGTACGGCTTCCGGCGCGGGTCGCCGCCACGGTCGTCGACGCGGCGGTTCCGCAGCCACCGGAGGATCCGACGCCTGCCCAGGTGCTGGCCTTCGCCCGCCTGCACGCCCTCGTCTCCGACGCCATGGCCGACGGGCGTCGACTCGTCGTGCATCCCGACGACGGGGACGGCCGCCCGAGCGTGCTCTACGAGGGGCTCGGCGAGGCGTACGCACTGGCCGCGCCGGACCTGCGGGCCGGGCGGGCACCCCGCGCGGGCGAGGCGCTCGACTGCTTCGTCTCCGCCTACGCCCGCTCGCACGGCACGCGGGGCACGGCGGACACCCCCGCCTTCCGCCGCAGCCTCAAGGGCACGCTCGCGCAGGGTGCCCATCCGGTGATCGGCCGCTACTGGCAACTCGCCGCCGAACTGGCCACCCCCGCGTCCGGCCCGGCGGAACCCACCCCCGGCGCCGCGCACTACTGGCTCTGCGCCGCGCTGGGCGGGGACATAGCAGCAGACGTAACAAGGGACACCCCCTAA
- a CDS encoding alpha/beta hydrolase codes for MATFVLVSGPFTGGWVWDEVTARLQKSGAEVYPVTLTGMGDPAGPDTDLETHIEDLVRLIDRIDAPGVVLVGHDYGIHPVLGAADRRPVRIARIVYLDAGMPRDGDPALAFVPDQEVRERLSSGEGGPTVPPPSGDGWEHWGSTDGIPVDALDRLDRLSVPQPSKTLTQPLRLSGSPFDRAVTGVLCTANGSSLAMVEMAVASGPPQFRVLAGPEVTFFELGTGHWPMLSAPEELAGVLLRAAVGEGHRVSAPAEHERPQYLGPFLMDVAEAPRERIGRVDLHLPADLPDADHPRPAVVFVHGGPISPDQRPGPRDWPMYVGYSRLAASMGAIGVMPEHRLHGLADYARAAEDLAEAVELVRADPRVDEDRVALWFFSAGGLLSSDWLAAPPPWLRCVAMSYPVLAPPPGWTLVDSRFRPASTVGSAGALPIVLTRVGLEHDVIATTVEEFLTAAGNTGADVEVIDVPLAHHGFETIDHSEQTRDAVDRAARSVLGHLLS; via the coding sequence ATGGCGACTTTCGTGTTGGTGTCGGGCCCCTTCACGGGCGGTTGGGTGTGGGACGAGGTGACCGCCCGGCTCCAGAAGTCGGGGGCCGAGGTGTATCCGGTGACGCTCACCGGCATGGGGGATCCGGCGGGACCCGACACGGACCTGGAGACGCACATCGAGGACCTGGTGCGGCTGATCGACCGGATCGATGCTCCGGGCGTGGTGCTCGTCGGGCACGACTACGGGATCCACCCGGTCCTGGGTGCCGCCGACCGGCGTCCGGTGCGGATCGCCCGGATCGTCTACCTCGACGCCGGGATGCCCCGGGACGGTGACCCGGCCCTCGCGTTCGTACCCGATCAGGAGGTCCGCGAGCGGCTGTCGTCGGGGGAGGGCGGGCCGACCGTTCCTCCGCCGTCGGGGGATGGCTGGGAGCACTGGGGCAGCACCGACGGGATCCCGGTCGATGCCCTCGACCGGCTCGACCGGCTCTCCGTACCCCAGCCGTCGAAGACGCTGACCCAGCCGCTCCGGCTCTCCGGCTCCCCCTTCGACCGGGCGGTGACGGGCGTCCTCTGCACCGCCAACGGTTCCTCCCTCGCCATGGTCGAGATGGCGGTCGCCTCGGGGCCGCCGCAGTTCCGGGTGCTCGCGGGGCCCGAAGTGACCTTCTTCGAACTCGGCACCGGCCACTGGCCGATGCTGTCCGCCCCGGAGGAGCTGGCGGGGGTGCTGCTCCGGGCGGCCGTGGGCGAGGGGCACCGGGTGAGCGCGCCGGCGGAGCACGAACGGCCGCAGTATCTCGGGCCGTTCCTCATGGACGTGGCGGAGGCGCCCCGCGAGCGCATCGGGCGGGTCGACCTCCATCTGCCGGCCGATCTGCCGGATGCAGATCACCCGCGTCCCGCCGTGGTGTTCGTCCACGGCGGCCCGATCTCCCCCGACCAGCGGCCCGGCCCGCGCGACTGGCCCATGTACGTCGGCTACAGCCGGCTGGCGGCGAGTATGGGAGCGATCGGTGTGATGCCGGAACACCGGCTGCACGGCCTCGCGGACTACGCGCGTGCCGCCGAGGACCTCGCCGAAGCGGTCGAACTCGTCCGGGCGGACCCGCGCGTCGACGAAGACCGCGTCGCGCTGTGGTTCTTCTCCGCCGGCGGGCTGCTGTCCTCGGACTGGCTCGCGGCGCCCCCGCCGTGGCTGCGCTGTGTGGCGATGAGCTATCCCGTACTCGCGCCGCCGCCCGGCTGGACGCTCGTGGACAGCCGGTTCCGGCCGGCGTCCACGGTGGGTTCGGCGGGGGCCCTGCCGATCGTGCTGACCCGGGTGGGTCTGGAGCACGACGTGATCGCGACGACGGTCGAGGAGTTCCTGACCGCCGCCGGGAACACCGGGGCCGATGTCGAGGTGATCGATGTGCCGCTCGCCCACCACGGGTTCGAGACGATCGACCACAGCGAGCAGACACGCGACGCCGTCGACCGGGCGGCGCGGTCCGTCCTCGGTCACCTGCTGAGCTGA
- a CDS encoding ATP-binding protein, whose product MIPFVRSERARLTTLYGGLLVLAGALLTGVVYVLVKEGLYSSISMAVTTAVPAQRLEDLPTSFPTDLPSAAPASPGPIPPGAVPRQALAITRTVSDAAESAALERLLTVSVTVLAVYALLSVLVAWWVAGRVLRPVAVITETARRLSGENLHERIALGGPPGELKRLADTFDGMLGRMERLVSAQQRFAANAAHELRTPVAVQRAAAEIGLAGEPSPERVARIRSKLIEVADDSERIIEGLLLLAASDQGLRERRPVPVHEAARKAVAALADEAAERRVTVSVRARPLTVDGDPVLLDRLIHNLLANAVRHNAPEGRVEVRTGPDVGIEVTNTGPEVPAATVPLLFEPFRRLTERAHAPGEGAGLGLSIVDSVARAHGATATASPNAEGGGLTVRVRFGDA is encoded by the coding sequence ATGATCCCCTTCGTACGGAGTGAACGGGCCCGGCTGACGACCCTGTACGGAGGGCTGCTCGTCCTCGCGGGCGCGCTGCTCACGGGGGTCGTGTACGTGCTGGTGAAGGAGGGCCTGTACTCGTCGATCAGCATGGCCGTCACCACCGCCGTACCGGCGCAGCGGCTAGAGGACCTGCCGACGTCCTTCCCTACGGACCTCCCGAGCGCCGCGCCGGCCAGCCCCGGTCCGATCCCGCCCGGAGCCGTACCCCGCCAGGCGCTCGCGATCACGCGGACGGTCAGCGACGCGGCCGAGTCCGCCGCCCTGGAGCGGCTCCTGACGGTCTCGGTCACCGTCCTCGCCGTGTACGCGCTGCTCTCCGTCCTGGTCGCCTGGTGGGTGGCGGGCCGGGTGCTCCGCCCGGTCGCCGTGATCACCGAGACGGCGCGAAGGCTGTCGGGCGAGAACCTGCACGAGAGGATCGCGCTCGGCGGGCCGCCGGGCGAGCTGAAGCGGCTCGCCGACACCTTCGACGGGATGCTGGGCCGGATGGAACGGCTCGTCTCCGCCCAGCAGCGGTTCGCGGCGAACGCCGCGCACGAACTGCGCACCCCGGTCGCCGTCCAGCGGGCGGCGGCCGAGATCGGTCTCGCGGGGGAGCCGTCCCCGGAGCGGGTGGCCCGGATCCGGTCGAAGCTGATCGAGGTCGCCGACGACAGCGAACGGATCATCGAGGGGCTGCTGCTCCTCGCCGCCTCCGACCAAGGGCTGCGGGAGCGGCGGCCGGTGCCGGTCCACGAGGCCGCCCGGAAGGCGGTGGCCGCGCTGGCGGACGAGGCGGCGGAACGCCGGGTCACGGTCTCGGTACGGGCCCGGCCGCTGACCGTCGACGGGGACCCGGTGCTCCTGGACCGGCTGATCCACAACCTGCTCGCGAACGCCGTACGGCACAACGCACCCGAGGGCAGGGTGGAGGTCCGTACCGGCCCGGACGTCGGCATCGAGGTGACGAACACCGGGCCCGAGGTCCCGGCCGCCACGGTCCCGCTGCTCTTCGAACCCTTCCGCCGCCTGACCGAACGCGCCCACGCCCCCGGCGAGGGCGCGGGCCTCGGCCTGTCGATCGTGGACTCGGTCGCCCGCGCCCACGGCGCCACGGCGACGGCCTCGCCGAACGCGGAGGGCGGCGGCCTGACGGTCCGGGTGCGGTTCGGGGACGCCTGA
- a CDS encoding response regulator transcription factor has translation MRVLLVEDEAFLAEMIAEGLRRDALAVDVAADGLEALRKLRLGEYDVLVLDRDLPGMHGDDVCRHVVEQRLMTRVLMLTAAGTVRDRVEGLGLGADDYLAKPFAYDELLARVLALGRRARPALPPVLEQAGIVLDTARRQASRDGRHLHLSRKEFAVLEALLRAEGAVVSGEDLIEQVWEEHTSYRTNAVRVTLSKLRAKLGEPPVVETVPGAGYRIAS, from the coding sequence ATGCGCGTACTGCTGGTGGAGGACGAGGCGTTTCTCGCCGAGATGATCGCCGAGGGGCTGCGCCGCGACGCGCTCGCCGTGGACGTCGCGGCCGACGGCCTCGAAGCCCTGCGGAAACTGCGGCTCGGGGAGTACGACGTCCTCGTCCTGGACCGTGACCTGCCCGGGATGCACGGCGACGACGTGTGCCGCCACGTGGTCGAGCAGCGGCTGATGACCCGGGTGCTGATGCTGACGGCGGCGGGGACGGTACGGGACCGGGTCGAGGGCCTCGGCCTCGGCGCCGACGACTACCTGGCCAAGCCCTTCGCGTACGACGAGCTGCTCGCCCGGGTCCTGGCGCTCGGCCGGCGCGCCCGGCCCGCGCTGCCCCCCGTCCTGGAACAGGCTGGGATCGTCCTGGACACCGCCCGCCGCCAGGCCAGCCGCGACGGGCGCCACCTGCACCTGTCCCGGAAGGAGTTCGCGGTCCTGGAGGCGCTGCTGAGGGCCGAGGGGGCCGTGGTCAGCGGCGAGGACCTGATCGAGCAGGTCTGGGAGGAGCACACGAGCTACCGGACGAACGCGGTACGGGTGACGCTGAGCAAGCTGCGGGCCAAGCTGGGCGAGCCGCCGGTGGTGGAGACGGTGCCGGGCGCCGGCTACCGGATCGCGTCATGA
- a CDS encoding peptidoglycan-binding protein — MSRRKLVVALVAILAVAGGGAAVTALSAPGPRPVTKDSGLPYATAPITRGDLGNSTQQDGTLGHLGERKINAGAGTAGVLTWLAPAGSVVERDERLYEVDGEPVRLMYGAEPMYRTLKTGDKGKDVRQLEENLAALGYTGFDVDEEYTAKTAAAVKRWQKSHDLKQTGTVGPDRIAFAGSAVRVKEAGAAPGDQVAPGGPLLTVTGSERVVRFRIPVSDAESAKAGTRVKVRLPDGTELPGKVSGVGKNASAGEDPQNPQDRTPKIDITVSFDDPRKVKGIDQSPVTVDLTGETRKDVLSVPVNALLALPGGGFGVQVVENGTARDVAVELGMFGQGRVEISGDGLREGMKVGVPSA; from the coding sequence ATGAGCAGGCGAAAGCTCGTCGTCGCCCTGGTGGCGATCCTGGCGGTCGCGGGCGGGGGCGCGGCCGTCACCGCCCTGTCCGCGCCGGGACCGCGGCCGGTCACGAAGGACTCCGGGCTGCCGTACGCCACCGCCCCCATCACCCGCGGCGACCTCGGCAACAGCACCCAGCAGGACGGCACCCTGGGCCATCTCGGCGAGCGGAAGATCAACGCGGGCGCCGGTACGGCCGGGGTCCTCACCTGGCTCGCCCCGGCCGGGTCGGTCGTCGAGCGGGACGAGCGGCTCTACGAGGTCGACGGCGAGCCGGTCCGGCTGATGTACGGCGCCGAGCCCATGTACCGGACGCTCAAGACGGGCGACAAGGGCAAGGACGTGCGGCAGCTGGAGGAGAACCTCGCCGCGCTCGGCTACACCGGCTTCGACGTCGACGAGGAGTACACGGCGAAGACGGCGGCGGCCGTCAAGCGCTGGCAGAAGTCCCACGACCTGAAGCAGACCGGCACCGTCGGCCCGGACCGGATCGCGTTCGCGGGCAGTGCGGTACGGGTCAAGGAGGCGGGCGCCGCGCCCGGCGACCAGGTCGCGCCGGGCGGTCCGCTGCTGACCGTGACCGGTTCCGAGCGGGTCGTGCGCTTCCGGATCCCGGTCTCGGACGCGGAGTCGGCGAAGGCCGGCACCCGGGTGAAGGTCCGGCTGCCGGACGGTACCGAGCTGCCGGGGAAGGTGTCGGGGGTCGGGAAGAACGCGTCGGCGGGCGAGGACCCGCAGAACCCTCAGGACAGGACCCCGAAGATCGACATCACGGTCTCCTTCGACGACCCGCGGAAGGTCAAGGGCATCGACCAGTCCCCGGTCACCGTCGACCTCACCGGCGAGACCCGTAAGGACGTCCTGTCCGTACCCGTCAACGCGCTGCTCGCCCTGCCCGGCGGCGGCTTCGGGGTCCAGGTCGTCGAGAACGGGACGGCCCGGGACGTGGCGGTCGAGCTCGGCATGTTCGGGCAGGGCCGGGTCGAGATCAGCGGGGACGGGCTGCGCGAGGGCATGAAGGTCGGGGTGCCGTCCGCATGA
- a CDS encoding ABC transporter ATP-binding protein, with protein sequence MSTANTGGTVSTAGAVSTAGAGGTVGAGGAAGAGGTVGAAGAGGTVGAGGTVGAGGTVVRLCGVTKEYAGGVRALDGVDLTVMEGELLGIVGPSGSGKSTLLHIVGTLDRPTAGTVELAGHDVASLTDRRLSALRARHIGFVFQAFHLVPGVGALENVAEGLLYSGLPRARRRTMAAEALARVGLADRMTHRPHELSGGQKQRVAIARAVVGAPDLLLADEPTGALDSASGEAVMELLHDLNADGATIAVITHDTEIAGRLPRQVRIRDGRVVADTARGKVAV encoded by the coding sequence ATGAGCACGGCGAACACGGGCGGCACGGTCAGCACGGCCGGCGCGGTCAGCACGGCCGGCGCGGGCGGCACGGTCGGCGCGGGCGGCGCGGCCGGCGCGGGCGGCACGGTCGGCGCGGCTGGCGCGGGCGGCACGGTCGGCGCGGGCGGCACGGTCGGCGCGGGCGGCACGGTGGTGCGGCTCTGCGGAGTCACCAAGGAGTACGCGGGCGGCGTCCGCGCCCTCGACGGCGTCGATCTCACGGTCATGGAAGGGGAGTTGCTGGGGATCGTCGGCCCGTCCGGCTCCGGGAAGTCGACCCTGCTGCACATCGTCGGCACGCTGGACCGGCCGACCGCCGGGACGGTGGAGCTCGCCGGCCATGACGTCGCCTCGCTCACGGACCGCAGGCTGTCGGCGCTGCGCGCCCGGCACATCGGGTTCGTGTTCCAGGCGTTCCATCTGGTGCCGGGGGTCGGCGCGTTGGAGAACGTCGCCGAGGGGCTGCTGTACTCGGGGCTGCCCCGGGCCCGGCGGCGGACGATGGCCGCCGAGGCGCTGGCCCGGGTCGGGCTCGCCGACCGGATGACGCACCGGCCGCACGAGCTGTCCGGCGGGCAGAAGCAGCGTGTCGCCATCGCCCGTGCGGTGGTCGGCGCACCCGATCTGCTGCTCGCCGACGAGCCGACGGGCGCGCTCGACTCGGCGTCGGGCGAGGCGGTGATGGAGCTGCTGCACGACCTGAACGCGGACGGCGCGACGATCGCGGTCATCACGCACGACACGGAGATCGCGGGGCGGTTGCCGCGCCAGGTCCGGATCCGGGACGGCCGGGTGGTGGCGGACACGGCACGCGGAAAGGTCGCGGTCTGA